From a region of the Sulfuriferula plumbiphila genome:
- a CDS encoding aminoglycoside phosphotransferase family protein, giving the protein MERQHRIQVWLESLFPGQAVRLAPASADASFRRYFRAVLSNGDHYIVMDAPPQYEDCRPFIEVAALFGAAGANTPKVLAQDLAQGFLLLTDLGDVTYLSVLNADNADALYSDARDALVKIQVASRPGVLPGYDRVLLERELRLFPEWYITRHLGVELNVQQAQTLDTVFAAILANNLAQAKVFVHRDYHSRNLMLTEPNPGVLDFQDAVYGPVTYDLVSLLKDAYIRWDEEIVLDWAIRYWEKARRAGLPVDADFGAFYRDFEWMGVQRHIKVLGIFARLYHRDGKTGYLKDMPLVMDYLRRACTRYRQLGPLLQLLDTLQGQAPESVGYTF; this is encoded by the coding sequence TTGGAACGTCAACACCGCATTCAGGTCTGGCTGGAGAGTCTGTTTCCAGGGCAGGCTGTGCGCCTCGCGCCAGCTTCGGCGGATGCCAGTTTTCGACGCTATTTTCGCGCCGTATTGTCGAATGGCGACCATTATATCGTTATGGACGCACCACCGCAGTATGAAGATTGCCGTCCCTTCATCGAGGTCGCTGCGCTGTTCGGTGCGGCGGGTGCCAATACGCCTAAAGTGCTGGCGCAGGATCTGGCACAGGGTTTCCTGCTATTGACCGATCTGGGCGATGTGACTTATCTCTCCGTGCTTAACGCCGACAACGCCGACGCGCTGTACAGCGATGCACGGGATGCCCTGGTCAAAATCCAGGTCGCCAGCCGTCCCGGGGTATTGCCCGGCTACGACCGCGTCCTGCTGGAGCGCGAATTGCGCCTGTTTCCGGAATGGTATATCACGCGCCATCTGGGGGTGGAATTGAATGTGCAGCAGGCGCAAACGCTGGATACCGTGTTTGCGGCTATCCTCGCCAACAACCTGGCGCAGGCGAAAGTGTTCGTGCACCGCGATTACCACAGCCGCAACCTGATGCTGACCGAGCCCAACCCCGGTGTACTGGATTTTCAGGACGCAGTATACGGCCCGGTGACTTACGATCTGGTGTCGCTGCTCAAGGACGCCTACATCCGCTGGGATGAAGAAATCGTGCTGGACTGGGCCATCCGCTACTGGGAAAAAGCCCGCCGTGCGGGGCTGCCGGTGGATGCCGATTTCGGGGCGTTTTACCGCGATTTCGAGTGGATGGGGGTGCAGCGCCACATCAAGGTTCTGGGCATTTTTGCGCGGCTGTATCACCGCGATGGCAAAACCGGCTATCTCAAGGACATGCCGCTGGTGATGGACTATCTGCGCAGGGCCTGTACGCGTTATCGCCAACTCGGGCCCCTGCTGCAATTGCTCGACACATTGCAGGGGCAAGCCCCCGAATCCGTCGGGTATACCTTTTGA
- the murU gene encoding N-acetylmuramate alpha-1-phosphate uridylyltransferase MurU: MILAAGRGERMRPLTDHTPKPLLMAGGKPLIVWHLEKLADAGFSSVVINHAHLGEQIEAVLGSGSAFGVRIRYSHEVQALETAGGIANALHLLGDAPFLVVNADIWTDYDFRHILPRLGAMCSHRAGCLAHLVMVDNPPQHSRGDFALSANTVHSDGNALLTFSGIGIYRPALFAGVAPGSQARLAPLLRWAMQREQVSGEYYAGCWRDIGTPQRLSELNAELLG, encoded by the coding sequence ATGATTCTGGCTGCCGGGCGTGGCGAACGCATGCGCCCGCTCACCGACCACACCCCCAAGCCGTTGCTGATGGCGGGCGGCAAGCCGCTGATTGTGTGGCATCTGGAAAAGCTGGCGGATGCCGGATTTAGCAGTGTGGTAATCAACCATGCGCACCTGGGCGAGCAGATCGAGGCGGTGCTGGGCAGCGGCAGCGCCTTTGGTGTGCGCATCCGCTACTCGCATGAGGTGCAGGCGCTGGAGACCGCAGGCGGTATCGCCAACGCGCTGCATCTGCTCGGCGACGCGCCGTTCCTGGTAGTCAATGCGGATATCTGGACGGACTACGATTTTCGTCACATCCTGCCGCGCCTCGGCGCCATGTGCAGCCACCGTGCCGGGTGTCTGGCGCATCTGGTCATGGTGGATAATCCGCCGCAGCACAGTCGTGGTGACTTTGCCCTGTCCGCCAACACTGTGCACAGCGACGGCAATGCCCTGCTGACCTTCAGCGGCATTGGCATTTATCGCCCGGCGCTGTTTGCGGGTGTGGCCCCCGGCAGCCAGGCCAGGCTCGCCCCGCTGCTGCGCTGGGCGATGCAACGCGAGCAGGTCAGCGGTGAGTACTACGCCGGATGCTGGCGCGACATTGGCACGCCGCAGCGGCTGAGTGAACTCAATGCGGAATTGCTGGGGTAA
- a CDS encoding aminopeptidase P N-terminal domain-containing protein yields MTDPTPFSARRRRLMQQMGSGIAVLATAPERVRNRDSHYPYRFDSHFYYLTGFTEPEAVVVLLAGTQRTVLFCRDKDGEREIWDGFRYGPEAARATFNFDEAYSISELDTRLPELLADQPTLHYALGQDTAWDARVLGWLNSVREQARSGVAAPTSLRDVRELVDEMRLFKDSVEQATLRRAAAISCAAHRRAMQAAAPGCFEYEIEAELLHHFRAHGSQAPAYTSIVAGGANACVLHYVENNAQLHAGDLLLIDAGCELDGYASDITRTFPVSGSFSAAQKDVYEMVLAAQYAALDAVQPGNHWNQPHEAALRVLAQGMIDLGLCAGSVDGVLESGDYRRFYMHRTGHWLGLDVHDAGSYKTDGAWRALQPGMTLTVEPGCYIRPADDVPQALWNIGIRIEDDVLVTARGCEVITAAAPKTVAEIEAAMRHA; encoded by the coding sequence ATGACTGACCCTACCCCTTTTAGCGCCCGCCGCCGCCGCCTGATGCAGCAAATGGGCAGCGGTATCGCTGTGCTCGCCACCGCGCCCGAGCGTGTGCGTAACCGCGACAGCCATTATCCGTATCGCTTCGACAGCCATTTTTACTACCTCACCGGTTTCACCGAGCCGGAGGCCGTCGTGGTGTTGCTGGCAGGCACCCAACGCACGGTGCTGTTCTGCCGCGACAAGGATGGGGAGCGCGAAATCTGGGATGGTTTCCGTTACGGCCCGGAGGCGGCACGCGCCACTTTCAACTTCGACGAGGCGTATTCCATCAGCGAACTCGACACGCGCCTGCCTGAACTGCTGGCCGACCAGCCCACGCTGCATTACGCGCTCGGGCAGGATACCGCGTGGGATGCGCGCGTGCTGGGCTGGCTCAACAGCGTGCGCGAACAGGCGCGCAGCGGCGTGGCTGCGCCCACCAGCTTGCGGGATGTGCGCGAGCTGGTGGACGAAATGCGCCTGTTCAAAGACAGCGTGGAACAGGCCACCCTGCGCCGCGCTGCCGCGATTTCCTGCGCTGCCCACCGCCGCGCCATGCAGGCCGCCGCGCCGGGGTGTTTCGAGTACGAGATCGAAGCCGAACTGCTGCACCACTTCCGCGCCCACGGCAGCCAGGCGCCGGCCTACACTTCGATTGTTGCAGGCGGCGCCAATGCCTGCGTGCTGCACTATGTGGAAAATAATGCACAACTGCATGCCGGCGACTTGCTGCTGATCGACGCCGGCTGCGAACTCGATGGCTACGCGTCCGACATCACCCGCACCTTCCCGGTGAGCGGCAGCTTCAGCGCCGCGCAAAAAGACGTGTACGAGATGGTGCTGGCCGCGCAATACGCCGCGCTGGATGCGGTGCAGCCCGGCAATCACTGGAACCAGCCGCATGAAGCCGCGCTGCGCGTGCTGGCGCAGGGCATGATCGATCTGGGCCTGTGTGCAGGCAGCGTGGACGGGGTGCTGGAATCCGGCGACTACCGGCGCTTTTACATGCACCGTACCGGCCACTGGCTGGGGCTGGACGTGCACGACGCAGGCAGCTACAAGACCGATGGCGCCTGGCGCGCATTGCAGCCCGGCATGACCCTCACCGTCGAGCCCGGCTGTTATATCCGCCCCGCCGACGACGTGCCGCAGGCATTGTGGAATATCGGTATCCGCATTGAAGACGACGTGCTGGTGACGGCGCGCGGTTGCGAGGTCATCACTGCCGCCGCGCCAAAAACCGTGGCCGAGATCGAGGCCGCGATGCGTCATGCGTGA
- a CDS encoding FAD-dependent monooxygenase, whose protein sequence is MREHSDIVIAGGGPVGTTLALLLADSDCSIQLLEARADLARPAHRRTLALSYGSRLILERLGVWSGIGEVTPITTIHISQRGGLGMAWLRATEEKLPALGYVVDYAELDAALHARLRDSAVAVVSGARVDEVRVASGYAMLKASRAGVVTPVTARLAVVADGGAATTQRVSRDYDQHALIASVTTELPHNGCAHERFTPDGPAALLPQGAGFALVWTAGPARVQALLALPDAEFLRALQQHFGDRVGRFLSVAQRASFPLGLRYAAQVTRPHTVLIGNAAQMLHPVAGQGFNLGLRDAWELAARIRTSTREALGGAAMLAAYTSARRLDTRGGIFFTDLLVRLFSNDNALLHHGRSVGLAALQALPPVKRFVARRMIFGARG, encoded by the coding sequence ATGCGTGAACACAGCGACATTGTCATCGCCGGGGGTGGACCGGTGGGCACCACGCTGGCGCTGCTGCTGGCCGATAGCGATTGCTCCATCCAGTTGCTGGAAGCGCGCGCGGATCTCGCCCGCCCGGCACATCGCCGCACCCTGGCGCTGTCTTACGGCAGCCGTCTGATACTGGAACGGCTCGGGGTCTGGTCAGGCATAGGCGAAGTCACGCCGATCACCACCATTCACATCTCCCAGCGCGGCGGTCTGGGCATGGCCTGGCTGCGCGCAACCGAAGAAAAGCTGCCGGCGCTGGGTTATGTGGTGGACTATGCCGAACTCGATGCCGCATTGCACGCGCGCCTGCGCGACAGCGCGGTGGCCGTAGTGAGCGGCGCGCGCGTGGATGAGGTGCGCGTCGCCAGCGGCTATGCCATGCTGAAAGCCAGCCGTGCCGGTGTCGTTACTCCGGTTACCGCCCGTCTGGCGGTGGTGGCCGACGGCGGTGCCGCCACGACGCAGCGGGTGAGCCGCGACTACGACCAGCATGCCCTGATTGCCTCGGTGACCACCGAGTTGCCCCACAACGGCTGCGCTCACGAGCGTTTCACCCCTGATGGCCCTGCCGCGCTGTTGCCGCAAGGCGCGGGTTTTGCGCTGGTGTGGACGGCCGGCCCGGCGCGCGTGCAGGCCCTGCTGGCGCTGCCGGACGCCGAATTCCTGCGCGCCCTGCAGCAGCATTTCGGCGACCGCGTGGGCCGGTTTTTAAGTGTTGCGCAACGCGCGAGCTTTCCGCTGGGATTGCGCTATGCCGCTCAGGTCACGCGCCCGCACACGGTGTTGATCGGCAACGCCGCACAAATGCTGCACCCGGTGGCCGGACAGGGTTTCAATCTTGGGCTGCGCGACGCCTGGGAGCTGGCCGCCCGCATCCGCACCAGCACGCGCGAGGCATTGGGCGGCGCCGCCATGCTCGCCGCTTACACTAGCGCGCGGCGGCTGGACACGCGTGGCGGAATTTTTTTCACCGATTTGCTGGTGCGCCTGTTTTCCAACGACAACGCGCTGCTGCACCATGGCCGCAGCGTCGGTCTGGCGGCACTGCAGGCGCTGCCGCCGGTCAAGCGCTTTGTGGCGCGGCGCATGATCTTCGGGGCACGCGGATGA
- a CDS encoding UbiH/UbiF family hydroxylase, with protein sequence MTATTFDVVVVGAGIVGAAFSAALKGSGLELALVEPHPPAVPTQDWDVRIYAISPGSARFLDELGVWQGLDAARIAPVYGMEISGDSGAQLVFDAYAAGLPQLAWIMEGNRIQHGLWAALQQQSNLTLFAGARCAELGWSASGARLALADGTVLHSKLIVAADGGHSWVRQQADVAVTRREYGQLGVVANFECSRPHAHIARQWFRADGVLAWLPLPGRRFSMVWSTDAAHAQTLLALPGAELAERVAQAGGHALGALGAPAVPAAFPLALSRVDTLVKPGLALLGDAAHGVHPLAGQGVNLGLRDARELAQVLRARGAASCGELPLLRRYERARKEDILTMQGVTDGLHTLFGSTHPGLTRLRNSGLDLTNRLGLVKNLLIRHALA encoded by the coding sequence ATGACTGCCACGACATTCGACGTCGTCGTCGTCGGCGCAGGCATAGTCGGCGCCGCGTTCAGTGCAGCGCTCAAGGGGAGCGGGCTAGAGTTGGCGTTGGTGGAACCGCATCCGCCCGCTGTGCCCACCCAGGATTGGGATGTGCGCATTTATGCCATCAGTCCCGGCAGTGCGCGTTTTCTGGACGAGCTGGGCGTGTGGCAAGGCCTTGACGCCGCGCGCATCGCCCCGGTATATGGCATGGAAATCAGCGGCGACAGCGGTGCACAGCTGGTGTTTGACGCCTACGCGGCAGGCTTGCCGCAGCTCGCCTGGATCATGGAGGGCAATCGCATCCAGCATGGTTTATGGGCTGCATTACAGCAGCAATCCAATCTGACGCTGTTTGCCGGAGCCCGGTGCGCCGAACTGGGCTGGTCGGCCTCGGGTGCGCGGCTGGCGCTGGCGGATGGTACGGTGTTGCACAGCAAGCTCATTGTGGCGGCGGATGGCGGCCATTCCTGGGTGCGCCAGCAGGCAGATGTCGCGGTGACGCGCCGCGAATACGGCCAGTTGGGCGTAGTCGCCAATTTTGAATGCAGCCGTCCCCACGCCCATATTGCGCGCCAGTGGTTCCGCGCTGATGGCGTGCTGGCGTGGCTGCCGCTGCCCGGCCGGCGCTTTTCCATGGTGTGGTCAACGGATGCAGCGCATGCGCAGACGCTGCTGGCATTGCCGGGTGCCGAACTGGCAGAACGCGTGGCGCAGGCCGGCGGCCATGCGCTGGGTGCGCTGGGTGCGCCGGCTGTGCCGGCTGCGTTTCCGTTGGCTCTCAGCCGTGTGGATACGCTGGTCAAGCCCGGCCTGGCACTGCTCGGCGACGCCGCCCACGGCGTGCATCCGCTGGCCGGACAGGGTGTCAACCTTGGCTTGCGCGATGCGCGCGAACTGGCGCAAGTGTTGCGCGCGCGCGGTGCTGCAAGCTGCGGCGAGCTGCCGTTGCTGCGCCGTTATGAACGCGCGCGCAAGGAAGATATTCTCACCATGCAAGGCGTGACCGACGGGCTGCATACACTGTTTGGCAGCACCCATCCGGGATTGACCCGGTTGCGCAATAGCGGTCTCGACCTCACCAATCGGCTGGGCCTGGTCAAAAACCTGCTGATACGACACGCACTGGCCTGA
- a CDS encoding DsbC family protein, which translates to MLKRTLLSTTLLATLLACTANADEAGIKKTLLEKFPGADITSITKTPYSGLYEVLIDGQVVYADENANYLFVGSVVDVKTRQNLTNERLEKLNAIRFDSLPFADAIKTVKGNGKRQLAIFSDPDCPFCKRLEQELTKVSNVTIYTFLYPIVSLHPDSAANAKAIWCAPDRNQAWDDAMLRGVMPKNNGTCKNPVESNIALGNKYRVTGTPTLIFANGQRVPGMVPADKVNELLDAAGKGK; encoded by the coding sequence ATGCTCAAACGCACCCTGTTGTCCACCACCCTTCTGGCCACTCTGCTGGCGTGCACTGCCAACGCAGACGAAGCCGGCATCAAGAAAACCCTGCTGGAAAAATTTCCCGGTGCAGACATCACCAGTATCACTAAAACCCCGTATTCAGGGCTTTACGAGGTGCTGATAGACGGCCAGGTAGTGTATGCCGACGAAAACGCCAATTATCTGTTTGTGGGGAGTGTGGTGGACGTCAAAACCCGCCAGAACCTGACCAACGAGCGCCTGGAGAAGCTCAATGCAATCAGGTTCGACAGCCTGCCTTTCGCCGACGCGATCAAAACCGTGAAGGGCAACGGCAAGCGTCAGCTGGCGATTTTCTCCGATCCGGATTGCCCGTTCTGCAAAAGGCTGGAACAGGAGCTGACCAAGGTCAGCAACGTCACCATCTATACCTTCCTTTACCCCATCGTCAGCCTGCATCCGGATTCCGCTGCCAATGCCAAGGCCATCTGGTGCGCGCCGGACCGCAACCAGGCATGGGATGACGCCATGCTGCGCGGCGTTATGCCGAAAAACAACGGCACCTGCAAAAATCCGGTCGAGTCCAATATCGCGCTCGGCAACAAATACCGCGTCACCGGCACCCCCACGCTGATTTTTGCAAATGGGCAGCGCGTACCCGGCATGGTACCGGCGGACAAGGTCAACGAGCTGCTCGACGCGGCCGGAAAAGGCAAATAA
- a CDS encoding SAM-dependent methyltransferase, with amino-acid sequence MATFWDQRYAVEGYIFGTSPNAFLVSQAARLQPGQSALAVADGEGRNGVWLAQQGLHVLSVDSSGVAQAKAGKLAAQRGVALQFETADMLAWDWGDARFDVIVAIFIQFADAQGRARQFDGIRRALKPGGLLLLQGYTPRQMEYRTGGPSAPENLYTGSMLREWFGDWDIQHLREHDDVINEGSHHAGMSALIDLVAYKPGKSR; translated from the coding sequence ATGGCGACATTCTGGGACCAGCGTTACGCAGTTGAAGGGTATATTTTCGGGACTTCACCCAATGCCTTTCTGGTGTCGCAGGCCGCGCGCCTGCAACCCGGCCAGTCTGCGCTGGCCGTGGCCGACGGCGAAGGCCGCAACGGCGTGTGGCTGGCGCAGCAGGGCCTGCATGTGCTGTCAGTGGACAGTTCCGGCGTGGCGCAAGCCAAAGCCGGAAAATTGGCAGCGCAACGCGGCGTGGCGCTGCAGTTTGAAACCGCCGACATGCTGGCGTGGGATTGGGGCGATGCACGCTTCGACGTCATCGTCGCCATTTTCATCCAGTTCGCGGATGCGCAGGGGCGTGCGCGCCAGTTCGATGGCATCCGCCGCGCGCTCAAGCCGGGCGGCCTGCTGCTGTTGCAGGGCTATACGCCGCGCCAGATGGAATACAGGACTGGCGGGCCGTCAGCGCCGGAAAATCTCTACACCGGGTCGATGCTGCGCGAATGGTTTGGCGACTGGGATATTCAGCATCTGCGCGAGCACGATGACGTCATCAACGAGGGCAGCCACCATGCGGGGATGTCGGCGTTGATTGATCTGGTGGCGTATAAACCTGGAAAAAGCAGATAA
- the trpC gene encoding indole-3-glycerol phosphate synthase TrpC, whose product MSDILNRILASKREEIRAARTRTSLAEIQAAARDTPPTRDFSGAMRSRIGAGQAAVIAEIKKASPSKGLLRANFQPAAIAASYAQHGAACLSVLTDAPYFQGSAAYLIEARAACSLPVLRKDFMIDPYQVYEARALGADCILLIVAALGLAEMQALEGIAHELGMAVLVESHDATELEQALQLATPLQGINNRNLRTFETSVQATLDLLTMLGDQHIAVTESGIHSRADVRLMREHGVNAFLVGEAFMRADDPGAELARLFGSSQPQRYGKHGENRES is encoded by the coding sequence ATGTCCGACATTCTCAATCGCATCCTTGCCAGCAAGCGTGAGGAAATCCGCGCAGCCCGGACTCGCACGAGCCTGGCCGAAATTCAGGCCGCCGCCCGCGATACCCCGCCCACGCGCGATTTCAGCGGCGCAATGCGCAGCCGGATTGGGGCAGGACAAGCCGCGGTCATCGCCGAGATCAAGAAAGCCAGCCCGTCCAAAGGACTGCTGCGCGCCAATTTCCAGCCCGCTGCAATCGCCGCCAGCTATGCCCAGCATGGCGCGGCGTGTTTGTCGGTACTCACTGATGCGCCGTATTTTCAGGGCAGCGCGGCATATCTGATCGAGGCCCGCGCCGCGTGCAGCCTGCCGGTGTTGCGCAAGGATTTCATGATTGACCCGTACCAGGTGTACGAGGCGCGCGCACTGGGTGCGGATTGCATCCTGCTCATCGTGGCGGCGTTGGGCCTGGCCGAGATGCAGGCTCTGGAAGGTATCGCGCATGAACTTGGCATGGCAGTGCTGGTGGAATCGCATGACGCCACCGAGCTGGAACAGGCCTTGCAGCTCGCCACCCCGCTGCAAGGCATCAACAACCGCAACCTGCGCACTTTTGAAACCTCAGTGCAGGCCACGCTCGACCTGCTGACCATGCTGGGCGACCAGCACATCGCCGTTACCGAGAGCGGCATCCACAGCCGCGCCGATGTGAGGCTGATGCGCGAACATGGCGTCAACGCGTTTCTGGTGGGCGAGGCATTCATGCGCGCGGATGACCCGGGTGCCGAGCTGGCGCGGTTGTTTGGGTCAAGTCAACCACAGAGGTACGGGAAACACGGAGAAAACCGGGAAAGCTGA
- the trpD gene encoding anthranilate phosphoribosyltransferase — protein sequence MMSPRDALDHLLEKHDLEREDMLALMHTIMGGELAPVQIAGLLVALRCKGESVTEIAAAAEVMRELSTKVPLTDVAHLVDTCGTGGDGAHTFNISTAAALVAAAAGAKVAKHGGRSVSSTSGSADVLEALGVNVNLTPENVAQAVREIGVGFMFAPNHHSAMKHAAPVRRELGVRTLFNLLGPLTNPAGAPNQVMGVFARDLTSKLAQVLKTLGSRHVMVVHAADGMDEISLGSATYIAELKDGAIREYAVTPEEFGCARCNAADLAVHSVTEATAMLLAALENRHAGATDIVVLNAGAAIYIADLAPTLTDGIAMARRQIISGAARAKLDQLIEFTQRPA from the coding sequence ATGATGAGCCCGCGCGACGCGCTCGATCATCTGCTGGAAAAGCACGACCTCGAACGCGAAGACATGCTCGCGCTGATGCACACCATCATGGGCGGCGAACTCGCGCCGGTGCAGATTGCCGGTTTGCTGGTGGCGTTGCGCTGCAAGGGCGAGAGCGTGACCGAAATCGCTGCCGCCGCCGAGGTGATGCGCGAGCTGTCCACCAAGGTGCCGCTCACGGACGTGGCGCATCTGGTGGATACCTGCGGCACCGGCGGCGACGGCGCGCATACCTTCAACATCTCCACCGCCGCCGCTTTGGTGGCGGCTGCGGCCGGGGCCAAAGTCGCCAAACACGGCGGGCGCTCGGTGTCGTCCACCTCGGGCAGCGCGGATGTGCTGGAGGCGCTCGGGGTGAACGTGAATCTCACCCCGGAAAACGTGGCACAGGCGGTGCGCGAAATCGGCGTGGGCTTCATGTTCGCGCCCAACCACCACAGCGCGATGAAGCACGCCGCCCCGGTGCGGCGCGAGCTGGGCGTGCGCACCCTGTTCAACCTGCTGGGGCCGCTGACCAACCCGGCGGGTGCGCCAAACCAGGTGATGGGCGTCTTTGCCCGCGACCTCACCAGCAAGCTCGCCCAGGTTCTGAAAACCCTGGGCAGCCGGCATGTGATGGTGGTGCATGCCGCCGACGGGATGGACGAAATCAGCCTGGGCAGTGCGACCTACATCGCCGAACTGAAGGACGGTGCGATTCGCGAATACGCCGTCACACCTGAAGAATTCGGGTGCGCACGTTGCAACGCAGCCGATCTGGCGGTGCACAGCGTGACCGAGGCCACTGCCATGCTGCTGGCGGCGCTGGAAAATCGCCACGCTGGCGCTACCGACATTGTGGTGCTCAACGCCGGAGCGGCGATTTATATCGCCGACCTGGCGCCCACACTGACAGACGGAATTGCCATGGCACGCCGGCAAATCATCTCTGGTGCGGCGCGCGCCAAGCTCGACCAGCTCATCGAATTTACCCAGCGACCCGCCTGA
- a CDS encoding anthranilate synthase component II: protein MLLMIDNYDSFTYNLVQYFGELGEDVRVFRNDEIDLAAIAALQPERIVISPGPCTPNEAGVSVPLIKEFAGKIPLLGVCLGHQSIGQAFGGRIVHAKQLMHGKTSLIHHKDVGVFHGLSNPFRATRYHSLVIERDSLPDCLEITAWTEDGEIMGVRHKTLLVEGVQFHPESILTEYGHEMLANFLANLAPFPATGEGA from the coding sequence ATGTTGCTGATGATCGATAATTACGACTCTTTCACCTACAACCTGGTGCAGTATTTTGGCGAGCTGGGTGAGGACGTGCGCGTGTTCCGCAACGACGAAATTGACCTCGCCGCGATTGCTGCCCTGCAACCCGAGCGTATCGTGATTTCACCCGGCCCGTGTACGCCCAATGAAGCGGGCGTGTCGGTACCGCTGATCAAGGAATTTGCCGGGAAAATTCCGCTGCTCGGCGTATGCCTCGGCCACCAGAGCATCGGCCAGGCGTTCGGCGGCAGGATTGTCCACGCCAAGCAATTGATGCACGGCAAGACCTCGCTGATCCATCATAAGGATGTCGGCGTGTTTCACGGGTTGTCCAATCCGTTTCGCGCCACCCGCTACCATTCGCTGGTGATCGAGCGCGACAGCCTGCCCGATTGTCTGGAAATTACTGCCTGGACCGAGGACGGCGAGATCATGGGAGTGCGCCACAAGACCTTGCTCGTCGAGGGCGTGCAGTTTCACCCGGAATCCATCCTCACCGAATACGGGCACGAGATGCTGGCAAATTTCCTCGCTAACCTAGCGCCCTTTCCCGCCACCGGAGAGGGCGCATGA
- a CDS encoding PD-(D/E)XK nuclease family protein produces the protein MPSSELTSFAFVIVALLILLRWVRRARLVASERAWRPKELQDAELVYAERIFKANGPVTLVAKVDRGYRDVRGVITLVELKTRRVDRPYLSDVIELSAQRSALAAQTQGLIATHGYVLVQQPGSGRRTLHRVQLLTHEEVISLAKRREAILADRKEARYARSSGLCEQCAFRQQCKPPLVC, from the coding sequence ATGCCATCTAGCGAATTGACCTCGTTCGCATTCGTTATTGTCGCCCTGTTGATCCTTCTTCGTTGGGTTCGGCGTGCTCGCCTGGTGGCATCGGAGAGAGCATGGCGACCAAAGGAGCTGCAGGACGCCGAATTGGTTTATGCGGAGCGGATATTCAAAGCGAACGGGCCGGTAACGCTGGTTGCGAAGGTGGATCGCGGCTATCGTGACGTGCGAGGTGTCATCACCTTGGTAGAACTCAAGACACGGCGCGTCGATCGACCCTATCTATCCGACGTGATCGAGCTATCTGCGCAAAGATCCGCGTTGGCGGCACAAACCCAGGGACTCATTGCGACCCACGGCTATGTGCTCGTCCAACAACCCGGAAGCGGGCGGAGGACGCTCCATCGCGTGCAACTGCTGACGCACGAGGAAGTAATCTCGCTGGCTAAACGGCGAGAGGCCATTCTGGCCGATCGGAAAGAGGCGCGGTACGCCCGCTCGTCCGGTCTGTGCGAACAGTGCGCTTTCAGGCAGCAATGCAAACCGCCGTTGGTCTGTTAG
- a CDS encoding CFI-box-CTERM domain-containing protein — protein MNRKTRQKKSRAVSASELAQMGVCERLVVFEHRYGKRSTASQRTAIRRGLKEHDRFYRDGVRTSEKKGRCYIATLTFGPGREVTALRMFRDRVLRPNATGRWLIGVYYRTAPGVCMVLERCPWLQPVVRTMLRPIVWIVDHALRGNGGDHAI, from the coding sequence ATGAATAGGAAAACCCGGCAGAAAAAATCGAGAGCCGTGAGCGCGTCCGAGCTGGCGCAGATGGGGGTTTGCGAACGTCTGGTGGTCTTTGAACACCGATATGGCAAGCGCAGCACCGCATCTCAGCGCACAGCGATCCGGCGCGGATTGAAAGAGCACGACCGGTTTTACCGGGACGGAGTCCGGACGTCTGAAAAGAAAGGGCGCTGTTATATCGCAACGCTCACCTTCGGGCCGGGTCGTGAGGTCACCGCGCTCAGAATGTTTCGTGATCGGGTATTGCGTCCCAACGCAACGGGGCGCTGGTTGATCGGGGTGTACTATCGAACGGCGCCCGGGGTGTGCATGGTACTGGAGCGCTGTCCGTGGCTGCAACCCGTTGTCCGGACGATGCTGAGACCGATTGTGTGGATAGTCGATCACGCGCTACGTGGCAATGGAGGCGATCATGCCATCTAG